In a genomic window of Deinococcus radiotolerans:
- the hpaD gene encoding 3,4-dihydroxyphenylacetate 2,3-dioxygenase, with product METPNTIRIAHGIFYVTDLAASRHFYVDLLGLNVLHETEGALYLRANEDREWTLKLELAPEAGVKHLAYRVGTDADLDALTAFLDAQGIPWRWETELDRPRLLRFQDPYGVPVAFYAQSVKHPWLLQDYHLHRGAGLQRIDHINVMTPDVEGVMRWYMDHLGFRLSEYTEDDHGRIWAAWIQRRGSVHDLALTNGMGPRLHHFAYWMPDMQSIIRTCDILAGARMPEHIERGPGRHGVSNAFFLYIRDPDGHRIELYTCDYLTVDPDFEPIRWHLADPRRQTLWGAKTPKSWFEEGSLLEAFGGGWVQPRESDLKGLPVHVI from the coding sequence ATGGAGACGCCCAATACCATCCGCATCGCGCACGGCATCTTCTACGTCACGGATCTCGCCGCGTCCCGCCACTTCTACGTGGACCTGCTGGGCCTGAACGTCCTGCACGAGACCGAGGGCGCCCTGTACCTGCGCGCCAACGAGGACCGCGAATGGACGCTGAAACTCGAACTCGCCCCCGAGGCGGGCGTGAAGCACCTCGCGTACCGCGTGGGCACCGACGCCGACCTGGACGCCCTGACCGCGTTCCTGGACGCGCAGGGCATCCCCTGGCGCTGGGAGACCGAACTCGACCGCCCGCGCCTGCTGCGCTTCCAGGACCCGTACGGCGTGCCCGTCGCGTTCTACGCGCAGTCGGTCAAGCACCCCTGGCTGCTGCAGGACTACCACCTGCACCGCGGCGCGGGCCTGCAACGCATCGACCACATCAACGTCATGACGCCCGACGTGGAGGGCGTGATGCGCTGGTACATGGATCACCTGGGTTTCCGCCTCAGCGAGTACACCGAGGACGACCACGGGCGCATCTGGGCCGCGTGGATCCAGCGCCGGGGCAGTGTGCACGACCTCGCCCTCACCAACGGCATGGGGCCGAGGCTGCATCACTTCGCGTACTGGATGCCGGACATGCAGAGCATCATCCGCACCTGCGACATCCTCGCGGGCGCGCGCATGCCCGAACACATCGAGCGCGGCCCCGGCCGCCACGGCGTCAGCAACGCCTTCTTCCTGTACATCCGTGACCCCGACGGGCACCGCATCGAGCTGTACACGTGCGACTACCTGACCGTCGACCCGGACTTCGAACCGATCCGCTGGCACCTCGCCGACCCCCGCCGCCAGACCCTCTGGGGCGCCAAGACCCCGAAAAGCTGGTTCGAGGAGGGCTCCCTGCTGGAAGCCTTCGGCGGCGGCTGGGTGCAACCCCGCGAGAGCGACCTGAAAGGCCTGCCCGTCCACGTCATCTAA
- a CDS encoding fumarylacetoacetate hydrolase family protein yields the protein MKTANFMARGRQHRGVLQGGLLIDAAGEAHRPDEVQFLLPVNPGKVIALALNYADHNAELGFKTPEEPVMFLKPNTSLLPHGGTVEYPRGAQFMHYEVELGIVVGRDARRVKAKDAEAYIGGYTIANDLVVRDYVSNYYRPPMRAKGWDTFGPLGPYLVSADEVPDPYNLGLRAFVNGELRQEGNTRDMILRGPELIEFMSRFMTLQAGDVILTGTPKGVSHVKPGDVMRLEIDGLGALENDVQWESEDAEPLIAQEGQRI from the coding sequence ATGAAAACTGCGAATTTTATGGCCCGTGGCCGTCAGCACCGTGGCGTGCTGCAAGGTGGCCTGCTGATCGACGCGGCGGGCGAGGCGCACCGCCCGGACGAGGTGCAGTTCCTGCTGCCCGTGAACCCCGGTAAGGTGATTGCGCTGGCGCTGAACTACGCCGATCACAATGCCGAGCTGGGCTTCAAGACGCCGGAGGAACCGGTGATGTTCCTCAAGCCGAACACCAGTCTGCTGCCGCACGGCGGCACGGTGGAGTACCCGCGCGGGGCGCAGTTCATGCACTACGAGGTGGAACTGGGCATCGTGGTCGGCCGGGACGCGCGGCGCGTGAAGGCGAAGGACGCGGAAGCGTATATCGGCGGGTACACGATCGCGAACGATCTGGTCGTGCGGGATTACGTCAGCAACTACTACCGCCCGCCCATGCGCGCCAAGGGCTGGGATACCTTCGGGCCGCTGGGGCCGTACCTCGTGTCGGCGGACGAGGTGCCGGACCCGTACAACCTGGGCCTGCGGGCCTTCGTGAACGGCGAACTGCGCCAGGAGGGCAACACGCGCGACATGATCCTCCGCGGGCCGGAACTGATCGAATTCATGAGCCGCTTCATGACCCTGCAGGCGGGCGACGTGATACTGACCGGCACACCGAAGGGCGTGTCGCACGTGAAGCCGGGCGACGTGATGCGCCTGGAGATCGACGGGCTGGGCGCGCTGGAGAACGACGTGCAGTGGGAATCGGAGGACGCCGAGCCGCTGATCGCGCAGGAAGGGCAGCGGATCTGA
- a CDS encoding 5-carboxymethyl-2-hydroxymuconate Delta-isomerase — MPHLTVEYTDNLTAPRVPELLRALNGVLLARPDVYPPGGIRARAHRLTEYVVADGAHDDAFVHVTLKIAAGRSEAVKAETGAALFEVLKAHFASDFESRYLALSLEIAEFSEAGTFKHNNIHARYRKVTS, encoded by the coding sequence ATGCCGCACCTGACCGTGGAGTACACCGACAACCTGACGGCGCCCCGCGTGCCGGAGCTGCTGCGCGCGCTGAACGGGGTGCTGCTGGCCCGCCCGGACGTGTACCCGCCGGGCGGCATCCGCGCCCGTGCGCACCGCCTCACCGAGTACGTCGTCGCGGACGGCGCGCATGACGACGCGTTCGTGCACGTCACGCTGAAGATCGCCGCCGGGCGTAGCGAGGCCGTGAAGGCCGAGACGGGCGCGGCGCTGTTCGAGGTGCTCAAGGCCCACTTTGCCAGCGACTTCGAATCCCGCTATCTGGCGCTGTCACTGGAGATCGCGGAGTTCAGCGAGGCCGGCACCTTCAAGCACAACAACATCCACGCCCGCTACCGCAAGGTGACGTCGTGA
- the hpaH gene encoding 2-oxo-hept-4-ene-1,7-dioate hydratase, which produces MSGLSDAQVQDAARRLHAAEQSRAPMRQLSGQYPGLTIADAYRVQDAWVSHKLTQGRRVIGHKIGLTSRAMQQAVNIDEPDYGTLLDDMVFSELQPIPSGRFIVPRVEVELAFILGKDLRGPNVTVMDVLDATRWVVPAAEIIDARIERVDRETGATRKVTDTISDNAANAGIVLGGRPVRPTDVDLRWVGALLFRNGVIEETGVAAGVLNHPAEGVAWLANRLAPHGVTLRAGETVLAGSFVRPVDAAPGDLFHADYGPLGSVTLRFAR; this is translated from the coding sequence GTGAGTGGCCTGAGTGACGCGCAGGTGCAGGACGCCGCGCGCCGCCTGCACGCCGCCGAGCAGTCCCGCGCCCCCATGCGGCAGCTGTCCGGGCAGTACCCCGGCCTGACCATTGCGGACGCGTACCGGGTGCAGGACGCCTGGGTGAGCCACAAGCTCACGCAGGGCCGCCGCGTGATCGGGCACAAGATCGGCCTGACATCGCGCGCCATGCAGCAGGCCGTGAACATCGACGAGCCCGACTACGGCACCCTCCTTGACGACATGGTGTTCAGCGAACTCCAGCCCATCCCGTCGGGGCGATTCATCGTGCCGCGCGTGGAGGTGGAACTCGCGTTCATCCTCGGGAAGGACCTGCGCGGGCCGAACGTGACCGTCATGGACGTGCTGGACGCCACGCGCTGGGTGGTCCCGGCCGCCGAGATCATCGACGCGCGCATCGAACGCGTGGACCGCGAGACGGGCGCGACCCGCAAGGTGACGGACACCATCAGCGACAACGCCGCGAACGCCGGGATCGTGCTCGGCGGGCGGCCCGTGCGACCCACCGACGTGGACCTGCGCTGGGTGGGCGCACTGCTGTTCCGCAACGGCGTGATCGAGGAGACCGGCGTGGCGGCCGGCGTGCTGAACCACCCGGCCGAGGGCGTGGCGTGGCTGGCCAACCGCCTCGCGCCGCACGGCGTGACCCTGCGCGCTGGGGAGACGGTCCTGGCCGGGTCGTTCGTGCGCCCGGTGGACGCCGCGCCCGGCGACCTGTTCCACGCGGATTACGGCCCGCTGGGCAGCGTGACCCTGAGGTTCGCGCGGTGA
- the hpaI gene encoding 4-hydroxy-2-oxoheptanedioate aldolase, which translates to MNAPDLHNPFKAALARGEFQLGLWLALADPYSAEIIAGAGFDWLLIDGEHAPNDVRSTLSVVQALAAYPVTPIVRPPIGQTHLLKQYLDLGVQTLLVPMVESGAQARELVAATRYPPRGVRGVGSAIARASRWNGIPDYLHRTDAEICLLVQVESAAGLAALDDILAVEGVDGVFIGPADLSASLGHLGNPAHPDVQAAILDAVTRTRAAGKAAGILCTEVQVDTYRAAGCTFIAAGVDTTLLARAARELAGRHRAEGEQGNSGPY; encoded by the coding sequence GTGAACGCCCCCGACCTGCACAATCCGTTCAAGGCGGCGCTGGCGCGCGGCGAGTTCCAGCTGGGCCTGTGGCTGGCGCTGGCCGACCCGTACAGCGCCGAGATCATCGCCGGGGCGGGCTTCGACTGGCTGCTGATTGACGGGGAGCACGCCCCGAACGACGTGCGCAGCACCCTGTCCGTGGTGCAGGCGCTCGCGGCGTACCCGGTGACGCCCATCGTGCGGCCCCCCATCGGGCAGACGCACCTGCTCAAGCAGTACCTGGATCTGGGCGTGCAGACGCTGCTGGTGCCCATGGTCGAGAGTGGCGCGCAGGCCCGTGAGCTGGTCGCCGCGACCCGCTACCCGCCGCGCGGCGTGCGGGGCGTGGGCAGCGCGATTGCCCGCGCGTCCCGCTGGAACGGCATTCCCGACTACCTGCACCGCACCGACGCGGAAATCTGCCTGCTCGTTCAGGTCGAGAGTGCCGCCGGACTGGCCGCGCTGGACGACATCCTGGCCGTCGAGGGTGTGGACGGCGTGTTCATCGGCCCGGCGGACCTGAGTGCCAGCCTGGGTCACCTCGGGAACCCCGCGCATCCCGACGTTCAAGCCGCGATTCTGGATGCCGTGACCCGCACCCGCGCGGCCGGGAAGGCAGCAGGCATCCTCTGCACGGAAGTGCAGGTCGACACCTACCGCGCGGCCGGTTGCACGTTTATTGCAGCGGGCGTGGACACGACCCTGCTGGCCCGCGCCGCGCGCGAACTGGCCGGCCGGCACCGCGCCGAGGGCGAGCAGGGGAACAGCGGGCCCTACTAA